One window of Medicago truncatula cultivar Jemalong A17 chromosome 2, MtrunA17r5.0-ANR, whole genome shotgun sequence genomic DNA carries:
- the LOC25487270 gene encoding chromatin remodeling protein EBS: MAKTRPGKKDMDSYTIRGTNKVVKAGDCVLMRPSDTSKPPYVARVEKIEQDNRNNVRVRVRWYYRPEESIGGRRQFHGAKELFLSDHFDVQSAHTIEGKCIVHSFKNYTKLENVGSEDYYCRFEYKAATGAFTPDRVAVYCKCEMPYNPDDLMVQCEGCKDWYHPACVGMTIEEAKKLDHFVCSECSSDDDLKKPQAAFPVSPGSDGKVEPKRRKRGP; this comes from the exons ATGGCGAAGACAAGACCAGGAAAAAAGGACATGGACTCATACACAATCAGAGGAACAAACAAGGTTGTTAAAG ctGGTGATTGTGTTTTGATGCGTCCTTCTGACACGAGTAAGCCACCCTATGTGGCACGTGTGGAGAAGATCGAGCAAGATAATAGGAACAATGTGAGGGTTCGTGTGAGATGGTATTATAGACCTGAAGAATCTATTGGTGGAAGAAGACAGTTTCATGGAGCTAAGGAACTGTTTTTATCTGACCATTTTGATGTTCAAAGTGCTCACACTATTGAAGGGAAATGCATTGTTCACTCTTTCAAGAACTATACTAAGCTTGAGAATGTAGGTTCTGAGGATTACTATTGTAGGTTTGAGTATAAAGCTGCTACTGGTGCTTTCACTCCTGACCGTGTTGCTGT ATACTGCAAATGCGAGATGCCTTATAACCCGGATGACCTAATGGTGCAGTGTGAAGGGTGCAAGGATTG GTACCATCCGGCTTGTGTGGGCATGACTATTGAAGAAGCAAAGAAATTGGACCATTTTGTTTGTTCTGAATGTTCATCTGACgatgatttgaagaaaccaCAGGCGGCTTTTCCTGTATCACCAGGATCTGATGGCAAG GTGGAGCCGAAGCGGCGAAAGAGAGGACCATGA
- the LOC25487269 gene encoding ERBB-3 BINDING PROTEIN 1, which translates to MSDDERDEKELDLTSPDVVTKYKSAAEIVNKALQLVISECKPDVKIVDICEKGDSFIREQTGKLYKNVKKKIERGVAFPTCISVNNTVCHFSPLASDETVLEVGDILKIDMACHIDGFIAAVAHTHVLREGPVTGRAADVIAAANTAAEVALRLVKPGKKNQDVTDAIQKVAAAYDCRIVEGVLSHQMKQFVIDANKVVLSVSNPDTRVDDAEFEENEVYAIDIVASTGEGKPKLLDEKQTTIYKRAVDRSYNLKMKASRFIYSEISQNFPIMPFSARALEEKRARLGLVECMNHELLQPYPVLHEKPGDYVAHIKFTVLLMPNGSDRITSHPLQEIQPTKTVDDPEIKAWLALGVKTKKKGGGKKKKGKKGAEGEGEADATNDASTQEQN; encoded by the exons ATGTCAGATGATGAGAGAGATGAGAAGGAGTTGGATCTCACTTCTCCTGATGTTGTAACCAAGTACAAGAGTGCAGCAGAAATCGTTAACA AGGCTTTGCAGTTGGTTATTTCAGAATGCAAACCAGATGTTAAGATTGTTGACATTTGCGAGAAAGGGGATTCATTTATTAGAGA GCAAACTGGTAAATTGTACAAGAATGTGAAGAAGAAGATTGAAAGAGGCGTTGCTTTCCCAacatgcatatctgtaaacaACACTGTCTGCCATTTCTCTCCTCTCGCCAGCGACGAAACAGTGTTGGAAGTAGGTGATATATTGAAAAT tGATATGGCATGTCATATAGATGGGTTCATTGCTGCTGTGGCTCATACTCATGTTCTTCGGGAGGGACCAGTCACGGGACGCGCTGCTGATGTAATTGCGGCGGCAAACACTGCTGCTGAAGTGGCCTTGAGACTAGTAAAGCCAGGAAAGAAG AACCAAGATGTAACTGATGCCATTCAGAAGGTCGCTGCTGCCTATGATTGTAGAATTGTTGAGGGTGTTCTTAGCCACCAAATGAAGCAGTTTGTGATTGATGCAAATAAGGTTGTGCTAAGTGTATCTAATCCGGATACAAGGGTCGATGATGCAGAATTCGAAGAAAATGAAGTTTATGCTATTGATATTGTAGCCAGTACTGGAGAAGGCAAG CCTAAGCTGTTGGATGAGAAGCAGACAACTATTTATAAGAGGGCTGTTGACAGAAGTTATAACTTGAAGATGAAAGCATCGAGATTTATTTACAGTGAAATAAGCCAAAATTTTCCCATCATGCCATTCTCTGCAAG GGCTTTGGAAGAAAAAAGAGCTCGTCTGGGTTTGGTGGAATGCATGAATCACGAGCTTCTGCAGCCTTATCCTGTTCTACATGAAAAGCCTG GTGATTATGTTGCACACATCAAATTCACGGTCTTGCTAATGCCAAATGGATCAGACCGTATCACATCTCATCCACTCCAGGAAATTCAGCCTACTAAAACAGTAGATGATCCTGAAATTAAGGCCTGGCTAGCATTGGGCGTAAAGACAAAGAAGAAGGGTGgtggaaagaagaagaaag GTAAGAAGGGGGCTGAAGGTGAAGGTGAAGCTGATGCAACAAACGATGCCTCAACCCAAGAGCAAAATTGA